The Catenuloplanes niger genome includes a window with the following:
- a CDS encoding ricin-type beta-trefoil lectin domain protein: MRSTGLWRRRARTLLIGVLTTTLVVTGTASQGLALPPDNPVRGQSTVELPELPEIKPLAENEEARKDLTTKPENEIEPYAPKAVTPWRAGAGEVDLTGVEAGESLPIAGTPVSVGVPEGGDPAALAGLWKVDLAAPETSQTAGVPGLIMKVTPPAAADPAASVALTVDYTTFADLYGPQAADRFGMMLLPDCVYDAPTTGECAPSTEDPAPAVPSDVEVIPPPANARSAAGERRVVTGAVPLSGLLDGAPAAANARAAAASSGVVGALDTGASSSGDFTATPLLSSGSWAAGQSSGAFTYSYQVHVPETAGGLNPKVALGYSSQTVDGRTSATNNQSSWIGDGWDYSAGSITRTYTSCAQDSKTAGANNKNHRSGDMCWGSNNATLSLGGSTTELVWDDNKWTTANGDGSVITQVKDDKSGNGAWKGEYWVVTTRDGTRYHFGMNRLPGWAAGKPETNSVLNVPVFGNHSNEDCYQLKFADSHCYQGWRWSLDYVEDVHGNAMSFWWEKEGGYYARNFGWNKPVAYDRGGYLTRIDYGQRRDSLFSASAPASVAFTVAERCFDEDGLTCTDANFASKDPGKYRIWYDTPADLNCVAGKQCWNANPSFYSRKRLDKITTSAQRYEHSTARQTVDEYQLRQSFPVLKTGPNTALWLESILRTGYDRAGAAGQKITLNPVRFESNPEDMPNRVKDDSRPSFSRLRIARVINEYGGETVVSYKAPAGDCATGQNLPRKDQTALLKSNDRLCYPTYWHPDPAVEDIDWFHKYVVESVEELPNVSGAHGTKTAYEYDGAAWRLADAEFSKKSTRTYSQFAGFARTTVLSGVDDPAIGSRRTKAVTRYFQGLGDDRSVKDSAGVEIAKDREPFAGRVAEELTYSSATAADGDWLTRSVTYPEATELARRNRADEVSPLIAWRITEPRQKSWARSSGNGDDKRTIREVETRTTFEGTYGLPTQIESLGDTGRSGDESCTRTTYYHQTSRNLIGLTQEMLASPTLCEDATWTDLKSLAGGGRTAYDGKAFGIAPANDSRGLVTETLSLKADGTGFQSAGTTEFDAIGRVVATTDVDGKKSTMTYRPATGQAFWITTKNSLGHEQTQEVEPGRAVTLKTTDLNKHVSEARFDALGRLIEAWSPGRTPTATTLPDFKAVYTTPAGSPPYVTTYTRGHENKTQVSVTLYDGLGRERQSQEEAVGGGRLITDTLYNSSGEVWQSNNAYFATGKPEGSLFTPLADTAIPNMTRYTYDGMGRVLEELPVLNGSAKPERATRYEYGLDHSTVINPAGSSSYRIWSDANGRTTRIDTFTDAARTTFTSMRYEFDTRGQMVKALHSEDPTRPWSWGFDQRGRMITSSDPDAGTSTTTYDHRDRPVTTTNARGVKTWTGYDELSRPIEQRLGSATGQLLAGYTYDSAPGGVGLPASVTRYTNNEAYTQTVGGYTNDYQPTSTTLTLPQSVADTWGFKTSYTYSYTYTDTGLPESSVLPAVGSLPSEKLLVRYSNDGLPLSVSGQDWYGTETVYSPYGQVVRSTLGSQPYRVWALADYDEASGELKRSQVFREQTGNKLLVSGNLVSQRDYAYDAAGNITDIQERSTGIEERQCFTYDARGQLTKAWTSKNVMTCGSGPVTTDGTVLAGAGVDKTGYWQEYTYDLLGNRTKLVEKDLTGDTAKDATTTYSYGGAGGAQPRTLTKVGKKFTTPAGAQVTAEATRLYELTGETKSVTSIQNGDKQELSWTYDGQIESITGQGGTGKTEYVGQAGKCLDLKSGVPAAGVPLQSTACNGSLAQKFTFTPVPGQSNPNLGTLSIFQDWCVVPAGSAAGSAVQVQRCDGTAVQQVARNASGQLIHQPSGLCIAVQNTSGANGTPVVLATCGTGGEQKWEPQNQTRHIYGPGGSRLITVQGRQATLMLGETTLTVQTGGVQVSAQRNYAAPGGGVMRYTNASGSGMVAVASDPQGTPSAEVALADGMETRIRKQDPFGNQRGVATLGSKMETKAGYLGATPDDASGYVPLGARLYDPVAGRFLSADPLLDLADPVQNNGYSYAHNNPMTLSDPSGLSVSLSASEMDAAYKGAGLSTAQVAQAQAAMNSSLVSVILGAAWNILAEFLGINDAINCFGGDMWACGSLIIGAVPWGKIAKIPKIAKAIDLTISAVRAWQTARKIAERVMAAAKAAEAAFIAAKKLAAEKAKKAAQAAAKKAADLAKTTSAKAADMTKKTGNPAQKSSQAKANPTSSSAAGNGGGGNKPAAPASKGDNASGGGRSDGGSSGGGGSCPTSGNSFVPGTRVLMADGTTKPIEDVKTGDIVQATEAETGETEPKTVTATITGHGIKHLVKVVIDTDGEHGTETAVITATDGHPFWVPELGQWLDATDLQPGQWLHTSAGTWIQITAVDRWTTPSTTVHNLTVSDIHTYYVLADNEPVLVHNNNCGGEPVEVTVSWQPGMPKAEFNRKAAELQALSDAGKLFKAPNPVSRDPSVTGKYKADLIRRVYDQYGATNRGFADALKSRILTRMDPDHVWELQLGGPDASGNLRMLDRFTNQQIGMRQIWPQIRGLPDYTPIKIIIEGPS; this comes from the coding sequence ATGCGTTCCACGGGTCTTTGGCGGCGTCGCGCCCGCACCCTTCTCATCGGCGTGCTGACCACCACGCTGGTCGTCACCGGCACGGCCTCGCAGGGCCTGGCCCTCCCGCCGGACAACCCGGTGCGCGGCCAGAGCACGGTCGAGCTGCCGGAGCTGCCGGAGATCAAACCGCTCGCCGAGAACGAAGAGGCGCGGAAAGACCTCACCACCAAGCCCGAGAACGAGATCGAGCCGTACGCGCCCAAGGCGGTCACGCCGTGGCGGGCCGGTGCCGGTGAGGTCGACCTGACCGGGGTCGAGGCCGGCGAGTCGTTGCCGATCGCCGGCACGCCCGTCTCGGTCGGTGTGCCGGAGGGCGGCGACCCGGCCGCCCTGGCCGGGCTGTGGAAGGTCGACCTGGCCGCGCCGGAGACGTCACAGACCGCCGGCGTACCCGGTCTGATCATGAAGGTCACGCCGCCCGCCGCCGCGGACCCGGCCGCGTCGGTCGCGCTGACCGTCGACTACACCACCTTCGCCGACCTGTACGGACCGCAGGCCGCCGACCGGTTCGGCATGATGCTGCTGCCCGACTGCGTCTACGACGCACCGACCACCGGCGAGTGCGCGCCCAGCACCGAGGACCCCGCCCCGGCGGTGCCGAGCGACGTCGAGGTGATCCCGCCCCCGGCGAACGCGCGCAGCGCCGCCGGCGAGCGTCGTGTGGTCACCGGTGCCGTGCCGCTGTCCGGGCTGCTCGACGGCGCGCCCGCCGCCGCGAACGCCCGTGCCGCCGCCGCGTCGTCCGGTGTCGTCGGCGCGCTGGACACCGGCGCCTCCTCCTCCGGCGACTTCACCGCCACGCCGCTGCTCTCCTCCGGCTCCTGGGCCGCCGGTCAGTCCTCGGGCGCGTTCACCTACTCGTACCAGGTGCACGTGCCGGAGACCGCCGGTGGCCTGAACCCGAAGGTCGCGCTCGGCTACTCGTCGCAGACCGTGGACGGCCGCACGTCCGCCACGAACAACCAGTCGTCCTGGATCGGTGACGGCTGGGACTACAGCGCCGGCTCGATCACCCGCACGTACACCAGCTGCGCGCAGGACTCCAAGACGGCCGGCGCGAACAACAAGAACCACCGCTCCGGCGACATGTGCTGGGGCTCCAACAACGCGACGCTCTCGCTCGGTGGCTCGACCACGGAGCTGGTCTGGGACGACAACAAGTGGACCACCGCGAACGGCGACGGCTCCGTCATCACCCAGGTCAAGGACGACAAGAGCGGCAACGGGGCCTGGAAGGGCGAGTACTGGGTCGTCACCACGCGGGACGGCACCAGGTACCACTTCGGCATGAACCGGCTGCCCGGCTGGGCCGCCGGGAAGCCGGAGACCAACTCCGTGCTCAACGTCCCCGTGTTCGGCAACCACTCGAACGAGGACTGCTACCAGCTCAAGTTCGCCGACTCGCACTGCTATCAGGGCTGGCGCTGGTCGCTCGACTACGTCGAGGACGTGCACGGCAACGCGATGAGCTTCTGGTGGGAGAAGGAGGGCGGCTACTACGCCCGGAACTTCGGCTGGAACAAGCCGGTCGCCTACGACCGCGGCGGCTACCTCACCCGCATCGACTACGGCCAGCGCCGCGACTCGCTCTTCTCCGCGTCCGCGCCGGCCAGCGTGGCCTTCACCGTGGCCGAGCGCTGCTTCGACGAGGACGGCCTGACCTGCACCGACGCGAACTTCGCGTCGAAGGACCCGGGCAAGTACCGCATCTGGTACGACACGCCCGCCGACCTCAACTGTGTGGCCGGTAAGCAGTGCTGGAACGCGAACCCGTCGTTCTACTCGCGCAAGCGCCTCGACAAGATCACCACCTCCGCCCAGCGGTACGAGCACAGCACCGCCCGGCAGACCGTCGACGAGTACCAGCTGCGGCAGTCCTTCCCGGTCCTGAAGACCGGCCCGAACACCGCGCTGTGGCTGGAGTCGATCCTGCGCACCGGCTACGACCGGGCCGGTGCCGCAGGTCAGAAGATCACGCTGAACCCGGTCCGGTTCGAGTCCAACCCGGAGGACATGCCGAACCGGGTCAAGGACGACAGCCGCCCCAGCTTCTCCCGGCTGCGCATCGCCCGCGTGATCAACGAGTACGGCGGCGAGACCGTCGTGTCGTACAAGGCACCGGCGGGGGACTGCGCCACCGGGCAGAACCTGCCGCGCAAGGACCAGACCGCGCTGCTGAAGAGCAACGACCGGCTCTGCTACCCGACCTACTGGCACCCGGACCCGGCCGTCGAGGACATCGACTGGTTCCACAAGTACGTCGTCGAGTCCGTGGAGGAGTTGCCGAACGTCTCCGGCGCGCACGGCACGAAGACCGCGTACGAGTACGACGGCGCGGCCTGGCGCCTGGCCGACGCCGAATTCTCCAAGAAGTCCACCCGGACGTACTCGCAGTTCGCCGGGTTCGCCAGGACCACCGTGCTGTCCGGCGTCGACGACCCGGCCATCGGCAGCCGCCGCACCAAGGCCGTCACCCGCTACTTCCAGGGCCTCGGCGACGACCGCTCGGTCAAGGACAGCGCGGGCGTCGAGATCGCCAAGGACCGGGAGCCGTTCGCCGGCCGGGTCGCGGAGGAGCTGACCTACTCGTCGGCCACCGCCGCGGACGGCGACTGGCTGACCCGCTCCGTCACGTACCCGGAGGCCACGGAACTCGCCCGGCGCAACCGGGCCGACGAGGTCAGCCCGCTGATCGCGTGGCGGATCACCGAGCCACGGCAGAAGTCGTGGGCCCGCTCCTCCGGCAACGGCGACGACAAGCGCACGATCCGCGAGGTCGAAACCAGGACCACCTTCGAGGGTACGTACGGGCTGCCGACGCAGATCGAATCGCTCGGCGACACCGGCAGGTCCGGCGACGAGTCGTGCACCAGGACGACCTACTACCACCAGACCAGCCGCAACCTGATCGGCCTGACCCAGGAGATGCTGGCCAGCCCGACGCTGTGCGAGGACGCGACGTGGACCGACCTGAAGTCCCTGGCCGGTGGCGGACGCACCGCCTATGACGGCAAGGCGTTCGGGATCGCGCCGGCGAACGACTCGCGTGGCCTCGTCACCGAGACGCTCTCGCTGAAGGCGGACGGGACCGGCTTCCAGTCCGCCGGCACCACCGAATTCGACGCGATCGGCCGGGTGGTCGCCACCACGGACGTGGACGGCAAGAAGTCCACGATGACGTACCGGCCGGCGACCGGCCAGGCCTTCTGGATCACCACGAAGAACTCGCTCGGCCACGAGCAGACCCAGGAGGTCGAGCCCGGCCGCGCGGTCACGCTCAAGACCACCGACCTGAACAAGCACGTCAGCGAGGCCCGCTTCGACGCGCTCGGCCGGCTGATCGAGGCGTGGTCGCCGGGACGCACACCGACCGCGACGACGCTGCCGGACTTCAAGGCCGTCTACACCACCCCGGCCGGATCGCCACCGTACGTCACGACGTACACGCGCGGGCACGAGAACAAGACCCAGGTGTCGGTCACGCTGTACGACGGCCTCGGCCGGGAGCGGCAGTCGCAGGAGGAGGCGGTCGGCGGCGGCCGGCTGATCACCGACACGCTGTACAACAGCTCCGGCGAGGTGTGGCAGTCCAACAACGCGTACTTCGCCACCGGTAAGCCGGAGGGTTCGCTGTTCACGCCGCTCGCGGACACGGCGATCCCGAACATGACGCGCTACACGTACGACGGCATGGGTCGTGTCCTTGAGGAACTGCCGGTCCTGAACGGTTCGGCGAAGCCGGAGCGGGCCACCCGCTACGAGTACGGCCTCGACCACTCGACCGTGATCAACCCGGCCGGTTCCAGCTCCTACCGGATCTGGTCCGACGCGAACGGGCGCACCACCCGGATCGACACGTTCACGGACGCGGCGCGGACGACGTTCACGAGCATGCGGTACGAGTTCGACACGCGCGGCCAGATGGTCAAGGCACTCCACTCGGAGGACCCGACGCGGCCGTGGTCGTGGGGCTTCGACCAGCGCGGCCGCATGATCACCTCGTCGGACCCGGACGCGGGCACGTCGACGACCACGTACGACCACCGCGATCGTCCGGTGACCACGACGAACGCGCGTGGGGTGAAGACGTGGACCGGGTACGACGAGCTGTCCCGGCCGATCGAGCAGCGACTCGGCTCGGCCACCGGTCAGCTGCTGGCCGGCTACACGTATGACAGCGCGCCGGGTGGTGTCGGTCTGCCGGCGTCGGTGACGCGGTACACGAACAACGAGGCGTACACGCAGACGGTCGGCGGCTACACCAACGACTACCAGCCGACGTCGACGACGCTGACGTTGCCGCAGTCGGTGGCGGACACGTGGGGTTTCAAGACCTCGTACACGTACTCGTACACCTACACGGACACGGGTCTGCCGGAGTCGTCGGTGCTGCCCGCGGTCGGCAGCCTGCCGTCGGAGAAGCTGCTGGTCCGGTACTCCAACGACGGCCTGCCGCTGTCGGTGTCCGGCCAGGACTGGTACGGGACAGAAACCGTCTACTCGCCGTACGGGCAGGTGGTCCGGTCGACGCTGGGCTCGCAGCCGTACCGTGTCTGGGCTTTGGCGGATTATGACGAGGCCAGCGGTGAGCTGAAGCGCAGTCAGGTCTTCCGGGAGCAGACCGGCAACAAGCTGCTGGTGTCCGGGAACCTGGTGTCGCAGCGTGACTACGCGTACGACGCGGCCGGGAACATCACCGACATCCAGGAGCGCAGCACCGGCATCGAGGAGCGGCAGTGCTTCACGTATGACGCGCGTGGCCAGCTGACGAAGGCGTGGACGTCGAAGAACGTGATGACGTGCGGCTCCGGCCCGGTCACCACGGACGGCACGGTGCTGGCCGGTGCGGGCGTCGACAAGACCGGTTACTGGCAGGAGTACACCTACGACCTGCTCGGCAACCGTACGAAGCTGGTCGAGAAGGACCTGACCGGCGACACCGCCAAGGACGCGACCACGACCTACTCCTACGGCGGTGCCGGTGGTGCGCAGCCGCGGACGTTGACGAAAGTCGGCAAGAAGTTCACGACGCCGGCCGGCGCGCAGGTGACGGCGGAGGCGACGCGGCTTTATGAGCTGACCGGTGAGACGAAGTCGGTCACGTCGATCCAGAACGGCGACAAGCAGGAGCTGTCCTGGACCTACGACGGCCAGATCGAGTCGATCACCGGCCAGGGCGGGACGGGCAAGACCGAATACGTGGGTCAGGCCGGTAAGTGCCTGGACCTGAAGTCGGGTGTGCCGGCGGCGGGTGTGCCGCTGCAGTCCACCGCGTGTAACGGCAGCCTGGCGCAGAAGTTCACGTTCACCCCGGTCCCGGGTCAGTCGAATCCGAATCTGGGCACGCTGTCGATCTTCCAGGACTGGTGTGTCGTCCCGGCCGGTTCGGCTGCGGGTTCCGCGGTGCAGGTGCAGAGGTGCGACGGTACCGCCGTGCAGCAGGTGGCCCGGAATGCTTCGGGTCAGCTGATCCACCAGCCGTCCGGTCTGTGTATCGCGGTGCAGAACACGTCGGGTGCGAATGGCACTCCGGTTGTGCTGGCGACGTGTGGCACGGGTGGTGAGCAGAAGTGGGAGCCGCAGAACCAGACCCGTCACATCTACGGCCCCGGCGGCTCGCGCCTGATCACCGTTCAGGGCCGTCAGGCGACGCTGATGCTGGGCGAGACGACGCTGACGGTGCAGACCGGTGGTGTGCAGGTCTCCGCGCAGCGCAACTATGCCGCCCCTGGTGGTGGGGTGATGCGCTACACCAACGCATCCGGTTCCGGCATGGTCGCCGTTGCTTCCGATCCGCAGGGCACGCCGTCTGCTGAGGTCGCGCTGGCGGACGGGATGGAGACCCGGATCCGTAAGCAGGACCCGTTCGGTAACCAGCGCGGCGTGGCGACGCTGGGTTCGAAGATGGAGACGAAGGCCGGCTACCTCGGCGCGACTCCGGATGACGCTTCGGGTTACGTGCCGCTGGGTGCGCGTCTGTATGACCCGGTGGCAGGCCGGTTCCTGTCCGCGGACCCGCTGCTGGACCTGGCGGACCCGGTACAGAACAACGGCTACTCCTACGCCCACAACAACCCGATGACCCTCTCCGACCCCTCCGGTCTGTCGGTGTCGTTGTCGGCGTCGGAGATGGACGCCGCGTACAAGGGTGCGGGTCTGTCGACGGCGCAGGTGGCGCAGGCGCAGGCGGCGATGAACTCGTCGCTGGTGTCGGTGATCCTGGGCGCGGCGTGGAACATCCTGGCCGAGTTCCTGGGCATCAACGACGCGATCAACTGCTTCGGCGGCGACATGTGGGCGTGCGGCAGCCTGATCATCGGTGCTGTCCCGTGGGGCAAGATCGCCAAGATCCCGAAGATCGCCAAGGCCATCGACCTGACGATCTCCGCCGTCCGCGCGTGGCAGACCGCCCGCAAAATTGCCGAACGGGTCATGGCAGCGGCCAAGGCCGCCGAGGCAGCGTTCATCGCGGCTAAGAAGCTTGCTGCGGAGAAGGCGAAGAAGGCCGCCCAGGCCGCGGCGAAGAAGGCTGCTGATCTGGCGAAGACCACCAGCGCCAAGGCCGCCGACATGACCAAAAAGACCGGCAACCCCGCACAGAAGAGCTCCCAAGCAAAAGCCAACCCAACCAGTTCTTCCGCCGCCGGCAACGGCGGCGGTGGGAACAAACCGGCGGCGCCGGCATCCAAGGGCGACAACGCCAGCGGCGGCGGTCGCAGCGACGGCGGCAGCAGCGGCGGGGGCGGGAGCTGTCCGACGTCCGGCAACAGCTTCGTTCCGGGCACCCGGGTCCTCATGGCGGACGGCACCACCAAGCCGATCGAGGACGTCAAGACCGGCGACATCGTCCAGGCCACCGAAGCCGAGACCGGCGAGACCGAGCCCAAGACGGTAACTGCGACGATCACCGGCCACGGCATCAAGCACCTGGTCAAGGTCGTCATCGACACCGACGGCGAGCACGGCACCGAAACGGCAGTGATCACCGCAACCGACGGCCACCCCTTCTGGGTACCCGAACTCGGCCAATGGCTGGACGCCACCGACCTGCAGCCTGGCCAATGGCTCCACACAAGCGCCGGCACCTGGATTCAGATCACCGCCGTCGACCGCTGGACCACCCCCTCCACAACGGTCCACAACCTCACCGTCAGCGACATCCACACGTACTATGTGCTCGCCGACAACGAACCGGTACTCGTACATAACAACAACTGTGGCGGCGAGCCTGTCGAGGTAACGGTCAGTTGGCAGCCTGGAATGCCAAAGGCTGAATTCAACCGCAAAGCTGCTGAGCTGCAAGCCCTTAGTGATGCCGGCAAGCTGTTCAAGGCCCCCAATCCTGTTAGTCGTGACCCGTCTGTGACAGGAAAATACAAAGCTGATCTCATTCGGCGTGTCTACGATCAGTACGGGGCAACCAATCGCGGATTCGCCGATGCCTTAAAGAGTCGGATTCTTACCCGTATGGACCCGGATCATGTGTGGGAACTTCAGCTTGGTGGACCCGATGCTTCCGGCAACTTGCGTATGCTCGACAGGTTCACCAACCAGCAGATCGGTATGCGGCAGATCTGGCCGCAAATCCGGGGCCTGCCTGACTACACTCCCATCAAAATTATCATTGAAGGGCCATCATGA